One Lacunisphaera limnophila DNA window includes the following coding sequences:
- a CDS encoding dienelactone hydrolase family protein, with product MDRKNATHFEQELLDLYDYYVHGQIDRRVFLERAGKFAVGGLTAAALLEMLSPKYVFAAQVPAEDARVTTAYLKYPSPDGSGEMRGLLAKPAGATGRLPGILVVHENRGLNPYIEDVVRRAALAGFVAFGPDALWPVGGYPGNDDEGRAQQAKLDRNKITEDFVAGANFLQSHPDCNGSLGVVGFCFGGWMSNTLACRLPGLKAAVPYYGGAPTLTDVPKIKAALLLHFAELDTRVNASWPDYETALKAAGVAHEAHFYPAVNHGFHNDTTPRYDQAAAQLSWERTVAFFKQKLG from the coding sequence ATGGATCGCAAAAACGCCACCCACTTCGAGCAGGAGCTGCTCGACCTCTACGATTATTACGTCCACGGCCAGATTGACCGCCGGGTCTTCCTGGAACGGGCGGGCAAGTTCGCCGTCGGCGGCCTCACCGCCGCGGCCCTGCTGGAGATGCTCAGCCCCAAATATGTCTTCGCCGCCCAGGTTCCCGCCGAGGATGCCCGCGTGACCACGGCTTACCTGAAATATCCCTCGCCCGATGGCAGCGGGGAGATGCGCGGCCTCCTCGCCAAGCCCGCCGGCGCCACCGGCCGGCTCCCGGGCATCCTCGTGGTGCACGAGAACCGCGGCCTGAATCCCTATATCGAGGACGTGGTCCGCCGCGCTGCTCTGGCCGGCTTCGTGGCCTTCGGGCCCGATGCGCTGTGGCCGGTCGGCGGTTATCCGGGTAACGACGACGAAGGCCGCGCCCAGCAGGCAAAGCTCGACCGCAACAAGATCACCGAGGATTTCGTGGCGGGCGCGAATTTCCTGCAGTCCCATCCGGACTGCAACGGCTCGCTGGGGGTCGTCGGTTTCTGCTTTGGCGGCTGGATGTCCAACACCCTCGCCTGCCGCCTGCCCGGATTGAAAGCCGCGGTGCCCTATTACGGCGGCGCCCCGACGCTGACCGACGTGCCGAAGATCAAGGCGGCCCTGCTCCTGCATTTCGCTGAACTCGACACCCGCGTGAACGCCAGCTGGCCCGATTACGAGACCGCCTTGAAGGCGGCGGGGGTGGCCCACGAGGCCCATTTCTATCCCGCGGTGAACCACGGCTTCCACAACGACACCACGCCCCGCTACGATCAGGCGGCCGCCCAGCTGTCGTGGGAACGCACGGTGGCGTTCTTTAAGCAGAAGCTGGGGTAG
- the infA gene encoding translation initiation factor IF-1 — MSDGKAIEVEGKIIAVLPGTMFRVQLDNGHIVLAHISGKLRKHFIKIAAGDKVKMEMSPYDLDKARITFRLRDVNAPPPPPPGARRNNRR, encoded by the coding sequence ATGTCTGACGGCAAAGCGATTGAAGTCGAAGGCAAGATCATCGCCGTCCTCCCGGGAACGATGTTTCGCGTGCAACTGGACAACGGCCACATCGTGCTGGCCCACATCTCGGGCAAGTTGCGCAAGCACTTCATCAAGATCGCCGCGGGCGACAAGGTGAAGATGGAGATGAGCCCCTACGATTTGGACAAGGCCCGCATCACGTTCCGCCTCCGCGATGTGAACGCCCCGCCGCCGCCGCCCCCGGGTGCGCGCCGGAACAACCGCCGCTGA
- a CDS encoding superoxide dismutase — protein sequence MAYVLPPLPYASNALEPHIDAKTMEIHHGKHHQAYITNATNLLKDHAELAALDVNVLIADLSKVPEAIRGGVRNNAGGHSNHFFFWTILGPGKGGAPKGKLAAAIDAELGGFAKFKEDFAKAGATRFGSGWAWLVVNGGKLAVGSTANQDSPLMGKAVAGIEGKPVLALDVWEHAYYLNYQNRRPDYIAAFWNVVDWDAAEANYLAALK from the coding sequence ATGGCCTACGTACTCCCCCCCCTGCCCTACGCCAGCAACGCCCTCGAGCCGCACATCGATGCGAAGACGATGGAGATCCATCACGGCAAGCATCACCAGGCTTACATCACGAACGCGACCAACCTGCTGAAGGACCACGCCGAGCTCGCGGCCCTCGACGTCAACGTCCTGATCGCCGACCTCTCCAAGGTCCCCGAGGCCATCCGCGGCGGCGTGCGCAACAACGCCGGCGGCCACAGCAACCACTTCTTCTTCTGGACCATCCTCGGCCCCGGCAAGGGCGGCGCCCCCAAGGGCAAGCTCGCCGCGGCGATCGACGCCGAACTCGGCGGCTTCGCCAAGTTCAAGGAAGACTTCGCCAAGGCCGGCGCCACCCGCTTCGGCTCCGGCTGGGCCTGGCTCGTGGTCAACGGCGGCAAGCTCGCCGTCGGCTCCACCGCCAACCAGGACAGCCCGCTCATGGGCAAGGCCGTCGCCGGCATCGAGGGCAAGCCCGTCCTCGCCCTCGACGTCTGGGAGCACGCGTACTACCTGAATTACCAGAACCGCCGCCCCGACTACATCGCCGCCTTCTGGAACGTGGTCGACTGGGACGCCGCCGAGGCGAACTACCTCGCCGCGCTGAAGTAA
- the xerD gene encoding site-specific tyrosine recombinase XerD, whose product MKKPRPVSSVKGPPMPPAPAGFADGIDDFLAYIELEKGLARNTAKSYENDLRQAAHCLKRLGAGQWTKVTPQHLAGWLHWLSDEDFSESSQARKLAAIRMLFRHLVRQGQRPDDPAALLSGPKFRRKLPQTLSRGEMERLLAAPAGGDAYAVRDRAMLELFYSSGLRISELCGLSLQQVDLENGFVRVFGKGSKERVVPLGGQARDAVQTYLLSARPRLVKPRTGSELFISERGKAISRKTLWVIVKNSARRAGIEKPVKPHLLRHSFATHLLGGGADLRAIQEMLGHASIGTTQIYTAVESSRLLDQHAKHHPRNKRGGK is encoded by the coding sequence ATGAAAAAGCCGCGTCCCGTATCGTCCGTCAAGGGACCACCCATGCCCCCGGCCCCGGCCGGCTTTGCCGACGGCATCGACGATTTTCTGGCCTACATCGAGCTGGAGAAGGGCCTGGCGCGCAATACGGCCAAATCTTACGAGAACGACCTGCGCCAGGCCGCGCACTGCCTCAAGCGCCTGGGCGCGGGGCAATGGACCAAGGTCACCCCGCAGCACCTCGCCGGCTGGCTGCACTGGCTGAGCGACGAGGATTTCAGCGAGTCCAGCCAGGCCCGCAAGCTGGCGGCCATCCGCATGCTGTTCCGGCACCTGGTCCGCCAGGGCCAGCGGCCGGATGACCCGGCGGCGCTGCTCAGCGGCCCGAAGTTCCGGCGCAAGCTGCCGCAGACGCTATCGCGCGGCGAAATGGAGCGCCTGCTCGCGGCTCCTGCGGGCGGCGATGCGTATGCCGTCCGCGACCGGGCGATGTTGGAACTGTTTTATTCGAGCGGCCTCCGCATCTCCGAGCTTTGCGGCCTCTCCCTGCAGCAGGTGGATCTGGAAAACGGTTTCGTGCGCGTTTTTGGCAAGGGATCGAAGGAACGCGTGGTGCCGCTGGGCGGCCAGGCCCGGGACGCGGTGCAGACTTACCTCCTCTCCGCGCGGCCCCGCCTCGTGAAGCCGCGCACCGGCAGCGAGCTGTTCATCAGCGAGCGCGGCAAGGCCATCTCGCGCAAGACGCTTTGGGTGATCGTGAAAAACAGCGCCAGGCGCGCGGGCATCGAGAAACCGGTGAAGCCCCACCTGCTGCGGCATTCCTTCGCCACGCACCTGCTCGGCGGCGGGGCCGACCTACGCGCCATCCAGGAAATGCTCGGCCATGCCAGCATTGGCACCACGCAAATCTACACCGCGGTCGAATCCTCGCGCCTGCTCGACCAGCACGCGAAGCACCACCCGCGGAATAAGCGGGGCGGGAAGTAG
- a CDS encoding nucleoside deaminase, whose translation MVQPSRSAPPCPFPKVFPSQLERNDEFYMWLAYNQALDAWREDEVPIGAIIELGGEVIASAHNQRDSTRDPTAHAEILALGQAAQAIGDWRLNQATLYVTKEPCPMCAGASLMARVKRVVFAVSDPKMGCLGGATDLNTLPQVNHHLEISRGLLEQPCLELIQAYFKLKRSED comes from the coding sequence ATGGTCCAACCCTCCCGCTCCGCCCCGCCCTGCCCTTTTCCGAAGGTCTTCCCGTCGCAGCTGGAGCGAAACGACGAGTTTTATATGTGGCTGGCTTACAACCAGGCCCTGGATGCCTGGCGGGAAGACGAGGTGCCCATCGGGGCCATCATCGAGCTGGGCGGCGAGGTGATCGCTTCCGCCCATAACCAGCGCGACAGCACCCGCGATCCGACGGCCCACGCCGAGATTCTCGCCCTGGGCCAGGCCGCCCAAGCCATCGGGGACTGGCGGCTCAATCAAGCCACCCTCTACGTGACCAAGGAACCCTGCCCCATGTGTGCGGGTGCCTCGCTTATGGCCCGGGTCAAGCGGGTGGTCTTCGCCGTGTCCGACCCGAAAATGGGCTGCCTCGGCGGCGCCACCGACCTGAACACCCTCCCTCAGGTGAACCACCACCTCGAGATCAGCCGCGGTTTGCTGGAGCAACCTTGCCTCGAGCTGATCCAGGCATACTTCAAGCTCAAGCGGTCCGAGGATTGA